The Salvia miltiorrhiza cultivar Shanhuang (shh) chromosome 1, IMPLAD_Smil_shh, whole genome shotgun sequence genome has a window encoding:
- the LOC131022923 gene encoding RGG repeats nuclear RNA binding protein C-like, with translation MAFNGNAFAPLEVDDVENLLAHVSTVTVKSGVPPSAVDKRNDKKAAFASSHSSSVPNEKLSINNRKGQNNRNRVNERINDTRQNRNGGNVNNCVGIERQNRVNPNNSRKPAAFRSNNGSKKATNGNCSGHEEVIEEEEGWQIVRRSRSKDYKQSNANQSRPSTDVNVACKEEEVKVSDDKQHHEENGGDGEKLNGGVQVADEARVEGDEALVKQDKVLVKKEETERLQLEAKKSAELEAKKKELEAKKMTLKQYEKLLEEKRKFMEYMKTEERIVALDTDFNSMHVIAKKNEEEETKLNPASDHHKKKAANNKNNKIVLSQPHAGRFPRRNGNGVSSARLEGSGSDPKAVSVPPPSFKDVQQFPALALNGTTKGK, from the exons ATGGCGTTTAATGGCAACGCCTTTGCGCCATTAGAAGTTGACGACGTCGAAAATCTACTAGCTCACGTTTCGACCGTCACCGTCAAATCAGGTGTGCCGCCATCCGCGGTGGATAAACGGAACGATAAGAAGGCGGCCTTCGCTTCATCTCACTCTTCTTCAGTGCCTAATG AAAAGTTGAGCATTAACAATAGGAAGGGCCAAAATAACAGAAACAGAGTAAACGAGAGGATAAACGACACACGACAAAACAGAAATGGAGGCAATGTGAACAACTGCGTCGGTATCGAGAGGCAGAATAGAGTCAATCCAAATAACAGTCGCAAGCCGGCGGCTTTCAGGTCTAACAACGGCTCGAAGAAAGCAACTAATGGCAACTGTAGTGGCCACGAGGAAgtgattgaagaagaagaagggtgGCAGATTGTTAGGAGGTCTAGGTCTAAGGACTATAAACAAAGTAATGCCAATCAAAGCCGACCTTCAACAGATGTCAATGTTGCTTGTAAGGAAGAAGAGGTTAAGGTGTCCGATGATAAGCAACATCACGAAGAAAATGGTGGTGATGGGGAAAAGCTGAATGGTGGTGTCCAAGTTGCAGATGAAGCAAGGGTTGAAGG gGATGAAGCTTTAGTTAAGCAAGATAAGGTACTTGTGAAGAAGGAGGAGACTGAGAGATTACAATTGGAAGCAAAAAAATCGGCTGAATTGGAAGCAAAGAAAAAGGAATTGGAAGCAAAG AAAATGACACTGAAGCAGTATGAAAAGCTTCTTGAGGAGAAGAGGAAGTTTATGGAATATATGAAAACTGAGGAGCGGATAGTCGCACTTGACACAGACTTCAATTCTATGCATGTGATTGCGAagaagaatgaagaagaagaaaccaAGCTC AACCCTGCTTCTGACCATCACAAGAAGAAAGCCGCAAACAATAAAAACAACAAAATTGTTCTTTCCCAACCACATGCTGGAAGATTTCCTAGACGAAATGGAAATGGCGTTTCCTCCGCTCGTCTAGAAGGTTCCGGAAGCGACCCCAAAGCTGTTAGTGTTCCGCCACCTTCGTTCAAAGATGTTCAACAGTTTCCAGCTCTTGCACTCAATGGAACTACCAAAGGAAAATAa
- the LOC131022929 gene encoding uncharacterized protein LOC131022929 has product MYSLTRMKRVTDPLGDKVKARIVGFSSGSEYSAHADDDVTSPSLSELFFGFGGGGDSSPENCDSDSESDSSSRESCCRNADLIKPIVLDRTDEFRNVLTAHVMNAVQIYSSCLRSDNYKQVLRRNVMAFLRNCGYNAAVCKAKWPSSGGLTAGSYEFIDVLTVDPSSPAPVRYFVDLDFAAEFEIARPTAAYERLLQLLPRVFVGKIDDLRRILKAVSDAAKRSLKSRGLHLPPWRKHRFMQNKWLGPYRRTTNVVTVSKSSVETGYGVKCRAVGFDAVGDGGRLMIPAAARTR; this is encoded by the coding sequence atgtatAGTTTGACGAGAATGAAGAGAGTGACTGACCCGTTGGGTGATAAGGTAAAGGCGCGGATCGTCGGCTTCAGCAGCGGCAGCGAGTACAGCGCCCACGCCGACGATGACGTCACCTCCCCAAGCCTCTCCGAGCTCTTCTTCGgcttcggcggcggcggcgattcgTCGCCGGAGAATTGCGACTCGGATTCCGAAAGCGATTCCTCATCGCGCGAGTCGTGCTGCCGGAATGCCGATCTGATCAAACCGATCGTGCTGGATCGGACGGACGAGTTTAGGAACGTGCTCACGGCTCACGTGATGAATGCGGTGCAGATTTACTCCTCCTGCTTGAGATCGGATAATTATAAGCAGGTATTGCGGAGGAATGTGATGGCGTTTTTGAGGAATTGCGGCTACAATGCGGCGGTATGCAAGGCGAAGTGGCCGAGCTCCGGCGGACTCACCGCCGGAAGCTACGAATTTATCGATGTTCTGACGGTGGATCCGTCGTCGCCGGCGCCGGTGCGGTACTTCGTCGACCTCGACTTCGCTGCGGAGTTCGAGATCGCGCGGCCGACGGCCGCCTACGAGCGGCTGCTGCAGCTGCTGCCTAGGGTTTTCGTCGGAAAAATCGACGATCTGAGGCGGATTTTGAAGGCGGTGAGCGACGCAGCGAAGCGGTCGTTGAAGAGCAGGGGGCTCCACCTGCCGCCGTGGAGGAAGCACCGCTTCATGCAGAACAAATGGCTCGGTCCGTACCGGCGGACCACCAACGTCGTTACGGTGTCGAAATCGTCGGTCGAGACCGGCTATGGCGTTAAGTGCCGCGCCGTTGGATTTGACGCCGTCGGAGACGGTGGTCGTCTAATGATTCCCGCGGCAGCCCGTACGAGATGA